Proteins encoded within one genomic window of Mesobacillus subterraneus:
- a CDS encoding alpha/beta hydrolase has product MKHIYKKGMNASKPTLLLLHGTGGNENDLLPLANTIDKEASVLSVRGNILENGMPRFFRRLAEGVFDEKDLIFRTQELHGFLDEASEKYGFSRDNIVAIGYSNGANIAASLLFHYKNDLKGAILHHPMVPRRGIELPELSDTEVFVAAGKNDPICPAQESEELKTLLLSANASVEMHWENSGHQLTLTEVEAARDWYTARF; this is encoded by the coding sequence ATGAAGCATATTTATAAAAAAGGTATGAATGCATCCAAACCCACTTTATTATTGCTGCATGGGACGGGCGGAAATGAAAATGATCTGCTCCCGTTGGCGAACACGATCGATAAGGAAGCTTCTGTATTAAGTGTTCGAGGGAATATCCTTGAAAATGGAATGCCTCGGTTTTTCAGAAGGCTTGCAGAAGGTGTCTTCGATGAGAAAGACTTGATTTTTCGTACGCAGGAACTGCATGGTTTCTTGGATGAAGCATCGGAAAAATACGGTTTTAGCCGCGATAATATAGTAGCAATCGGTTACTCAAATGGTGCCAATATTGCTGCTAGTCTGCTTTTCCATTATAAGAATGATCTTAAAGGAGCAATCCTTCATCACCCAATGGTACCTAGAAGAGGGATTGAGCTTCCGGAATTGTCAGATACAGAGGTTTTTGTAGCTGCAGGAAAAAATGATCCAATCTGTCCCGCACAAGAATCAGAGGAATTGAAAACATTGTTATTAAGCGCAAATGCCAGTGTAGAAATGCATTGGGAGAATAGCGGGCATCAATTGACACTCACTGAGGTTGAGGCAGCACGGGATTGGTATACAGCCAGATTTTAA
- a CDS encoding methyltransferase: MKELQMDKLLNIKTTGEQRGFMSSLHYHRYEPTPYSALELFFNEYILSNHDHIVDFGCGKGRLNFYLNHHFNTNVVGVEMNEIFYMEAIENKQSYLKKYRNRADRIQFSCVLAEEYEISPDENKFYFFNPFTVQILTSVIKNILISFEKYQREIDLILYYPSEDYIFYLEKQTPFELVYELNLPENNPNERFLIYRLNSYK, encoded by the coding sequence ATGAAAGAGCTCCAAATGGATAAATTGCTTAACATCAAAACAACTGGTGAACAAAGAGGGTTCATGAGTTCATTGCATTATCATCGCTATGAACCCACTCCATATAGTGCTCTTGAGTTATTTTTCAATGAATACATTTTGAGCAATCATGATCATATAGTCGACTTTGGATGTGGAAAAGGGCGATTGAATTTTTATCTTAACCACCATTTCAACACAAATGTCGTCGGAGTTGAAATGAATGAAATATTCTACATGGAAGCAATTGAAAATAAACAAAGTTACTTAAAGAAGTATCGAAACCGAGCAGATAGAATTCAGTTTTCTTGCGTTCTGGCAGAAGAATATGAAATTTCACCTGATGAAAACAAATTTTACTTCTTTAACCCATTTACAGTTCAAATCTTGACCAGCGTCATAAAAAACATCTTGATCTCATTTGAAAAATACCAAAGGGAAATCGATTTAATTCTATATTATCCATCTGAAGACTATATATTTTATTTGGAAAAACAAACTCCATTTGAGTTGGTATATGAACTTAACCTGCCTGAAAACAATCCAAACGAGAGATTCTTAATTTATAGACTAAATTCCTATAAGTAG
- a CDS encoding cyclic-phosphate processing receiver domain-containing protein, with protein MNEISVFLDDYRQAPEGYVLAETIDECLILLKNYEIDHLSLDHDLASYTRNGLMLVKIMVEKQLFANRITIHSANSTGGKAMYNCFKQAQSDYLMPQSINVYLRPMPLSPFTSRMLSIYKK; from the coding sequence ATGAATGAAATCAGTGTTTTCCTAGATGACTACCGCCAGGCGCCAGAAGGATATGTTTTAGCAGAAACTATAGATGAATGTCTCATTCTCTTGAAAAACTATGAAATCGACCACCTGTCGTTAGACCATGACCTGGCAAGCTATACTAGAAATGGGTTAATGCTTGTAAAAATAATGGTCGAGAAACAGCTATTCGCCAATCGAATTACGATACACTCTGCGAACTCAACAGGCGGTAAAGCAATGTACAATTGCTTCAAGCAAGCTCAGAGTGATTACCTTATGCCTCAGTCCATCAATGTTTATTTACGTCCCATGCCCCTAAGTCCCTTCACTTCTCGGATGCTGTCTATTTATAAAAAATAG
- a CDS encoding multicopper oxidase domain-containing protein produces MLRKYHVVGISTRIVVNTFGDHNPNGRIYVLKENESKIKDLVKKNPYKPIDLVQPLTIRANEGDMVEILFENQLPFSAGMHFQEADYNVLTSDGADAGYNPDTTVEPGGEIVYRINASQEGIYFFTDMGNVSSTEQGSSVQGLFGALLVQKRGSSWTDPVTGGPINSGVYADIHHPFLPSFREYSWFFNDEMEIKDLTGNRPFNPMTNQEAESFHGVNLRYEPMTNRKRLMEAGVVCPDCDSEEVHHDSWVFGDPATPILRGYVGDPAVIRLIHGGVKETHVFHYHVHQWLGDSSNINSEILDAQSISPQTHYSLQPLYGLGSLHGAIGDSIIHCHLYPHFGIGMWGINRVFNTLQDGSQCYPNGVRINALKPLPDRPAPPKPTPEKPGFPNFIPGKVGYKAPRPPLGIVGGRDMTELERKAAIPNPRPGAVFVDPCIDQDPVVVEFNVSAIEMPVVYNKQGWHDPKARFYVMDEDLDDILAGKKEPEPLVFHVSAGACIRMNYTNRLPHILDGDAFQLVTRTYENGFHIHFVKFDVLACDGGNVGWNYDSAVLPGQTIRYEWYAETELKAFFFHDHLFANSHQQHGVFGAGVIQPRFSKFLDSRTGEEVDHGTQISVQHPFIPDYRDQTLFVHDFALLFDKNGRPIQPPRYPGSEDDPGVFGVNYKCEPLQFRLGEDCDPAYSFSSFVHGDPVTPILRAYEGDPIRIRLLQGAHEESHSFNIHGLKWKEERPDLGSSMKAQQHIGISESFTFETEIPSSGDYLWAFEDEEDVWLGTWGLIRAYSSKMKDLIVLADREALPDGTAEPPKPTGKPPEKAHPLASLPPEAYKGSPVKKFEVVAFQTPIQYNSYGDHDPFGIIFSLKEDAEDILSGKKNPVPLILRANVGDLVEVTLTSELKKELFPFEDGIHPYPPVKEQSFYPPSLRISLHTSLLNYDVKTSSGDTVGYNPDQTVGPGETITYRWFVDGQFGMCSMWDMADLRNHRSFGTFGAFIAESRFTTYLDPRSQEKVNTGENVVLCHPLLPATREFVLILHDGVRLEDKNGKVIIDPMDGVIPDTEVLEEVDTYDYGSRGFNYRSERLINRYKEHPVMHELFSSEIFGDPSTPLFEAYPGEAVVIRITTPAERRRSHTFHLHGHYWKFDSKDLDSRIQSFLGHMVTGHTDDLRLIGGAGGVFNFPGDYLYRSGNIRWDIELGMWGIFRVHKDPKEYLPHLEEVEGKWSNEEKA; encoded by the coding sequence ATGTTACGAAAATATCATGTTGTCGGAATTTCAACGAGAATAGTAGTTAATACGTTCGGTGACCACAATCCCAATGGCAGAATTTATGTCTTGAAGGAAAATGAGTCAAAGATTAAGGACCTCGTGAAAAAAAATCCTTATAAGCCTATTGATCTTGTTCAACCGTTAACTATTCGTGCCAACGAGGGGGATATGGTTGAAATACTGTTTGAAAACCAGCTTCCTTTTTCAGCAGGTATGCACTTCCAGGAAGCTGATTATAATGTCCTGACATCCGACGGAGCGGATGCAGGTTATAACCCTGATACAACGGTAGAGCCTGGAGGGGAGATTGTTTACCGGATTAATGCTAGTCAAGAAGGTATCTACTTCTTCACCGACATGGGCAATGTTTCAAGCACAGAACAAGGATCAAGTGTCCAGGGATTATTCGGGGCGCTGCTTGTCCAAAAAAGGGGATCCAGCTGGACTGATCCTGTTACGGGCGGACCTATCAATAGTGGGGTGTACGCTGACATACACCATCCTTTTCTTCCATCTTTCAGGGAGTACTCCTGGTTCTTTAATGATGAAATGGAAATCAAGGATCTAACTGGGAACCGACCCTTCAACCCAATGACCAACCAGGAAGCTGAATCCTTCCATGGAGTGAATCTTCGCTATGAACCGATGACGAACCGGAAAAGACTGATGGAGGCGGGAGTAGTATGCCCGGATTGTGATTCAGAAGAAGTCCATCATGACTCATGGGTTTTTGGTGACCCTGCCACTCCAATATTAAGAGGATATGTGGGAGACCCGGCAGTCATCAGGCTGATTCATGGCGGGGTAAAAGAAACTCATGTGTTTCACTACCATGTCCATCAATGGTTGGGTGATTCCAGCAATATTAATTCTGAAATACTTGATGCACAATCTATAAGCCCTCAGACTCATTATTCACTTCAGCCACTTTATGGACTTGGAAGCCTGCATGGTGCTATTGGTGATTCCATCATTCACTGCCATCTGTATCCACACTTCGGCATAGGCATGTGGGGAATCAACAGAGTTTTTAATACTCTCCAGGATGGAAGCCAGTGTTATCCAAATGGTGTTAGAATTAATGCCTTAAAGCCGTTGCCAGACCGCCCGGCACCACCGAAGCCCACTCCTGAAAAACCCGGATTCCCAAATTTTATACCAGGGAAAGTCGGCTATAAAGCACCAAGACCGCCACTAGGCATTGTCGGAGGCCGGGATATGACTGAACTGGAACGTAAGGCAGCGATTCCAAACCCCCGTCCGGGAGCAGTTTTCGTTGACCCTTGCATTGACCAAGATCCAGTAGTAGTCGAATTTAATGTTTCTGCTATTGAAATGCCAGTAGTTTATAACAAGCAGGGCTGGCATGATCCGAAGGCAAGATTTTACGTCATGGACGAAGATCTCGATGATATCCTTGCTGGAAAAAAAGAGCCCGAGCCGCTAGTCTTCCATGTTTCTGCTGGTGCATGTATAAGAATGAACTATACAAATCGGCTGCCTCATATTTTAGACGGTGACGCATTCCAATTAGTGACAAGGACGTATGAAAATGGTTTTCACATTCACTTTGTAAAATTTGATGTCCTTGCCTGTGATGGAGGAAATGTAGGCTGGAATTATGATAGTGCAGTTCTTCCAGGACAGACGATACGTTATGAATGGTATGCAGAAACTGAATTAAAGGCGTTTTTTTTCCATGATCATTTATTTGCTAACTCCCATCAGCAGCATGGCGTTTTTGGAGCAGGCGTGATTCAGCCGCGATTCTCTAAATTCCTTGATTCGAGAACAGGTGAAGAAGTGGATCATGGTACGCAGATTTCTGTACAACACCCTTTTATCCCGGATTATCGTGACCAGACACTTTTCGTCCATGACTTTGCCCTTTTATTCGATAAAAATGGCCGTCCAATCCAGCCCCCTAGGTATCCTGGTTCTGAGGATGACCCAGGTGTTTTTGGTGTCAATTATAAGTGTGAACCTTTACAGTTCAGGCTTGGTGAAGATTGTGACCCTGCCTACTCCTTCAGTTCCTTTGTTCATGGTGATCCAGTCACTCCGATTCTCAGAGCTTATGAAGGAGACCCAATTAGAATTAGGCTCTTGCAGGGCGCGCATGAGGAATCTCACAGTTTTAATATCCACGGTTTAAAGTGGAAAGAAGAGAGGCCGGATTTGGGGTCATCAATGAAAGCCCAGCAGCATATCGGTATTTCTGAGTCGTTTACTTTTGAAACTGAAATTCCTTCATCCGGAGATTATCTTTGGGCTTTTGAGGATGAGGAAGATGTTTGGCTTGGTACATGGGGTTTAATCCGGGCGTATAGCTCAAAAATGAAGGATTTAATCGTATTGGCAGACCGAGAAGCGCTTCCGGATGGAACCGCTGAACCTCCTAAGCCTACAGGGAAACCGCCTGAAAAAGCTCATCCTCTTGCCAGTCTTCCGCCAGAAGCTTATAAGGGTTCACCAGTCAAGAAATTCGAGGTTGTCGCATTCCAGACACCAATTCAATACAACTCATATGGCGATCATGACCCATTTGGAATTATTTTCTCTTTAAAAGAGGATGCAGAAGACATTCTCTCAGGAAAAAAGAATCCGGTTCCTCTAATCTTAAGGGCAAATGTCGGAGACCTTGTAGAGGTAACCCTTACAAGTGAGCTGAAGAAAGAACTCTTTCCCTTTGAAGATGGAATCCACCCTTACCCGCCGGTAAAAGAACAATCCTTTTATCCTCCGTCACTAAGGATATCACTGCACACTAGCCTGCTGAATTACGACGTAAAGACATCCAGTGGAGACACAGTTGGTTACAATCCGGACCAAACTGTCGGTCCTGGTGAGACAATCACGTATAGATGGTTTGTTGATGGCCAGTTTGGAATGTGTTCTATGTGGGACATGGCTGATTTGCGAAACCACCGTTCGTTTGGAACATTTGGAGCATTTATTGCTGAATCAAGATTTACAACATACCTTGACCCTCGCAGCCAGGAAAAAGTGAATACCGGTGAAAATGTCGTCCTTTGCCACCCCTTGCTACCTGCTACAAGAGAATTCGTCCTCATATTGCATGATGGTGTGAGACTTGAGGATAAAAATGGAAAGGTCATCATTGATCCTATGGATGGGGTCATACCAGATACAGAAGTGCTCGAAGAAGTCGACACGTATGATTATGGGTCAAGAGGATTTAACTACCGTAGTGAGAGATTAATCAATCGATACAAGGAACACCCAGTAATGCACGAGCTGTTTTCATCAGAAATTTTCGGGGACCCTTCGACACCTTTATTCGAGGCATATCCTGGCGAGGCAGTGGTTATACGGATTACCACTCCTGCAGAAAGGCGCAGATCTCACACCTTCCACCTTCATGGACATTACTGGAAATTTGACAGTAAAGATCTTGATTCGCGGATTCAGTCATTTTTAGGCCATATGGTTACGGGCCATACAGATGATTTGCGCTTGATTGGAGGAGCAGGAGGAGTATTCAATTTCCCAGGAGATTACTTGTACCGTTCCGGCAATATCCGCTGGGACATAGAATTGGGGATGTGGGGAATCTTCCGTGTTCATAAGGATCCAAAGGAATACCTGCCGCACCTTGAGGAAGTTGAAGGGAAGTGGAGCAATGAAGAAAAGGCATAA
- a CDS encoding YbaN family protein: MNIAVKAILITLGTLSIILGVVGIVVPLLPTTPLILLGAACYVKASEELYQKLIKNKWLGGYIKDFREKNGITLKNKVLSLSLMWISILGSILFLKIHFWLAAVLIVIAVTVSAYILSFDTI, encoded by the coding sequence GTGAACATCGCAGTTAAAGCTATATTAATCACTTTAGGGACACTGTCAATAATACTGGGAGTAGTCGGAATCGTGGTTCCTCTTTTGCCAACCACACCGCTGATTCTGCTGGGTGCAGCCTGTTATGTAAAGGCATCTGAAGAGCTTTACCAAAAGCTAATAAAAAATAAATGGTTAGGCGGATATATAAAGGATTTTCGCGAGAAAAACGGAATTACCTTAAAAAATAAGGTTCTAAGTCTTAGTCTGATGTGGATCTCGATATTGGGCTCGATATTATTTTTAAAAATTCACTTTTGGCTTGCTGCTGTTCTTATTGTTATTGCTGTTACGGTAAGTGCTTATATTTTATCATTTGATACTATTTGA
- a CDS encoding PaaI family thioesterase yields the protein MEEKVLKAIQDEYPEDFSWCYGCGRMNEHGHHFRTGWDGDKTISIYYPEKEHMALPGFVYGGVIGSFVDCHGTGSAALYLHRKNGFEPGDGKEPPRFVTASLHVDFMKPTPHGTALKAIGTVHEIHPKKYRVETEVYAGESLCAKGEVLAVVMPDTFTAK from the coding sequence GTGGAAGAGAAAGTGTTGAAGGCCATCCAGGATGAATACCCGGAGGATTTTTCGTGGTGCTATGGATGCGGGAGGATGAATGAGCATGGACATCATTTTCGGACAGGGTGGGATGGGGACAAGACAATATCAATATATTATCCCGAAAAAGAACATATGGCTCTGCCTGGTTTCGTTTATGGCGGTGTCATAGGCTCTTTTGTGGATTGTCATGGCACCGGTTCGGCTGCACTTTACCTTCATCGGAAAAATGGGTTTGAACCAGGAGACGGTAAAGAACCGCCAAGATTTGTAACAGCATCCCTGCATGTCGATTTTATGAAGCCGACTCCTCATGGAACAGCATTAAAAGCAATAGGAACCGTACATGAGATCCACCCTAAAAAATACCGTGTTGAAACAGAAGTGTATGCCGGGGAGTCACTGTGTGCTAAAGGAGAAGTTCTCGCTGTTGTGATGCCAGATACGTTTACAGCAAAATAA
- a CDS encoding HD-GYP domain-containing protein, with protein sequence MAAILVISFIFMITMEYFAFSKDIKPILKVYEEGCLNLNSLRLAFATLHSFPILTFKRIMVPHLIGLSAPAVILATVFIKMELLKIPYSFVLLAMIGAILVAGMHGIIEFFLTIKAIQPLLKELSSTAGQRFNESLSLEGKRVISIKRKFQLSFLYITVFPILLFGLATQVKLDILRESVQNYWSWAAFIILIGLAFAYFGSKLLFLDVNQPIIQLQESMKNIQDGNLAKTDELYSDEFAGLVSGFNHMVDAINIRDKQNQLMFESFLESLSAALDARDPYTAGHSGRVAAYSILIGEKYGLSEYELSLLRKSAILHDIGKIGISDKILQKDGKLSDEEFAEIKRHPVIGANIVQQVQGFTDMDVVIEGIMFHHERYDGHGYPRGISRNTIPLFGRIIAVADAFDAMTSNRPYRNGMAFDKALIIIEEGKGSQWDPEFASIFVELMREPAHTQKVTC encoded by the coding sequence ATGGCTGCTATCTTAGTAATTTCTTTCATTTTTATGATCACGATGGAGTACTTCGCTTTTTCAAAGGATATCAAGCCTATTTTGAAGGTTTATGAAGAAGGTTGCTTAAATTTGAACTCTTTGCGACTAGCATTTGCCACGCTGCACAGTTTTCCCATACTTACTTTCAAAAGAATAATGGTCCCCCATTTAATCGGATTATCTGCTCCAGCCGTGATTTTAGCAACCGTTTTTATCAAGATGGAACTGTTGAAAATTCCTTATTCTTTTGTGTTATTGGCAATGATTGGGGCAATCCTGGTAGCCGGAATGCATGGTATCATTGAATTTTTCCTTACCATCAAAGCGATACAGCCTTTGTTGAAGGAGCTTTCAAGTACAGCAGGTCAACGGTTCAACGAGTCGCTATCTCTTGAGGGTAAAAGGGTTATTTCAATTAAGCGGAAATTCCAATTAAGTTTTCTATATATAACCGTTTTCCCCATTTTATTATTTGGTCTGGCAACTCAAGTAAAGCTTGATATATTAAGAGAGTCTGTCCAAAACTATTGGAGCTGGGCTGCCTTTATTATCCTTATAGGCCTTGCTTTTGCCTATTTTGGTTCAAAACTATTATTTCTGGATGTCAACCAACCTATAATACAACTTCAAGAATCAATGAAAAATATACAGGATGGGAACCTTGCAAAAACAGATGAATTATATTCCGATGAATTCGCAGGTTTAGTTAGCGGTTTCAATCATATGGTTGATGCAATCAACATTCGGGATAAACAAAACCAATTAATGTTCGAGAGTTTCCTCGAGAGTTTATCAGCGGCATTGGATGCCCGTGATCCTTATACTGCTGGACATTCCGGAAGAGTTGCAGCTTATTCTATTTTAATAGGAGAAAAGTATGGATTATCGGAATATGAACTTTCGCTGTTAAGAAAATCTGCGATATTGCACGACATCGGCAAGATTGGCATATCAGATAAAATATTGCAAAAAGACGGGAAACTTTCAGATGAGGAATTTGCCGAGATTAAAAGGCATCCTGTAATTGGTGCAAATATCGTTCAGCAGGTACAAGGGTTTACAGATATGGATGTAGTCATTGAAGGCATCATGTTTCATCACGAAAGATATGATGGACACGGATATCCAAGAGGGATTTCAAGGAACACTATACCTCTTTTCGGAAGAATTATTGCAGTGGCAGATGCCTTTGATGCAATGACTTCCAACAGACCATATCGTAATGGAATGGCGTTTGATAAAGCACTTATCATTATTGAAGAAGGTAAGGGTTCGCAATGGGATCCAGAGTTTGCAAGCATCTTTGTAGAACTAATGAGAGAACCAGCCCATACACAGAAGGTAACCTGCTAA